One window of Fusobacterium polymorphum genomic DNA carries:
- a CDS encoding histidine phosphatase family protein: protein MEIYFVRHGQTVWNVEKRFQGLSDSPLTELGITQAKLLGEKLKDIKFDKFYSTSLKRANDTAKYIKGNREQEVEIFDDFVEISMGDMEGMQHEEFKKLYPEQVKNFFFNQLEYDPTEYHGESFIEVRERVIKGLNKFVELNKNYERVLVVSHGATLKTLLHYISGKDISTLSDEAIPKNTSYTIVKYQNGKFEITDFSNTSHLEEK from the coding sequence ATGGAAATTTATTTTGTAAGACATGGGCAAACGGTTTGGAATGTTGAAAAAAGATTTCAGGGACTTTCAGACTCACCACTTACTGAATTAGGAATTACACAAGCAAAATTATTAGGTGAAAAATTAAAAGATATAAAATTTGATAAATTTTATTCAACTTCTTTAAAAAGAGCAAATGATACAGCTAAATATATAAAAGGAAATAGAGAACAAGAAGTTGAAATATTTGATGACTTTGTTGAAATCTCAATGGGGGATATGGAAGGAATGCAACATGAAGAATTTAAAAAACTTTATCCAGAGCAGGTTAAAAATTTCTTTTTTAATCAACTTGAATATGATCCAACTGAATATCATGGAGAAAGTTTTATAGAAGTTAGAGAAAGAGTTATTAAAGGTTTAAATAAATTTGTTGAATTAAATAAAAATTATGAAAGAGTTTTAGTTGTAAGTCATGGGGCAACATTAAAAACTTTATTACACTATATTAGTGGAAAAGATATTTCAACTTTAAGTGATGAAGCAATACCTAAAAATACAAGTTATACCATAGTAAAATATCAAAATGGAAAATTTGAGATTACAGATTTTTCTAATACATCACACTTGGAGGAGAAATAA
- the kdsB gene encoding 3-deoxy-manno-octulosonate cytidylyltransferase, translated as MKFLGIIPARYSSTRLEGKPLKMIEGHTMIEWVYKRAKKSNLDALIVATDDERIYNEVTNFGGQAIMTSKNHTNGTSRIAEVCEKMTEYDIIINIQGDEPLIEYEMINSLIETFKENKDLKMATLKHKLLDKEEIENPNNVKVICDKNDYAIYFSRSVIPYPRKNENISYFKHIGIYGYKRDFVIEYSKMLATPLEETESLEQLRVLENGYKIKVLETTHSLIGVDTQENLEQVINYIRENNIKI; from the coding sequence ATGAAATTTTTAGGAATAATTCCTGCTAGGTATTCTTCAACCAGACTTGAAGGTAAACCTTTAAAAATGATTGAAGGGCATACTATGATAGAGTGGGTATATAAAAGAGCTAAAAAATCAAATCTTGATGCTTTAATTGTTGCAACAGATGATGAAAGAATTTATAATGAAGTTACAAATTTTGGTGGTCAGGCTATAATGACAAGTAAAAATCATACTAATGGTACATCAAGAATTGCAGAAGTATGTGAGAAGATGACAGAATATGACATCATTATAAATATTCAAGGTGATGAACCTTTAATAGAATATGAAATGATAAACTCTTTAATAGAAACATTTAAAGAAAATAAAGATTTAAAAATGGCAACATTAAAACATAAATTGTTAGATAAAGAAGAAATTGAAAATCCTAATAATGTAAAAGTTATTTGTGATAAAAATGATTATGCAATTTATTTTTCAAGATCAGTAATTCCCTATCCAAGAAAAAATGAGAATATATCATACTTCAAACATATTGGTATCTATGGATATAAAAGAGATTTTGTGATTGAATATTCTAAAATGTTAGCAACACCACTTGAAGAAACTGAGTCATTAGAGCAACTTAGAGTTTTAGAAAATGGTTATAAAATAAAAGTTTTAGAAACAACTCATAGTTTAATTGGAGTTGACACACAAGAAAATTTAGAACAAGTAATTAACTATATAAGAGAAAACAATATAAAAATTTAA
- a CDS encoding SpoIID/LytB domain-containing protein — protein MKKKISLIFLSALILISCTNEPAKKVKTVTPNGDYKTGTTTTTNTERGNREKITLENTVFKKLGLPLPYNTFGAVIPYLVPVNDNHKESFGVFGEYNEDKALKYFKNLSSRGHGDNSPYWRWKTSIKKSELYSKAESRLIAIYKNNPRNVLTLVNGEWQQAPIRSIGTVQDIIVAARGESGIITHMLVITSNGKYLIAKEFNVRKLLATNNALYGSKGEEGSYNSKPIIPNVTSLPSAYLALEEDGGYINIYGGGFGHGVGMSQFAAGTLTKNGESYKNVLKRYYTDIKLSTVESVLGKDKEIKVGITTNGSLEHGRLTIFSSENKVQIYNDDFDITVGENERVDVRNTSGTTTITLENGKTYKTKNPLNFYAKGEYLTLSPVRKGHTSSPRYRGIITIIPRSSSLRVINTLDIEKYLLQVVPSEMPKSFGVEALKVQAVAARTYAVSDILKGKYAKDGFHIKDTVESQVYNNQVENEEATRAIEETAGEIMTYDGVPIDAKYFSTSAGFTSHASNVW, from the coding sequence ATGAAAAAGAAAATATCTTTAATTTTTTTATCAGCACTTATACTTATATCTTGTACAAATGAACCTGCTAAAAAGGTAAAAACTGTAACACCTAATGGAGATTATAAAACAGGAACTACAACCACTACTAACACTGAAAGAGGAAATAGAGAAAAAATTACCTTAGAAAATACTGTATTTAAAAAATTGGGACTACCTTTACCTTATAACACTTTTGGTGCAGTAATTCCATATTTAGTGCCAGTTAATGATAATCATAAAGAAAGTTTTGGAGTATTTGGAGAATATAATGAAGATAAAGCACTTAAATACTTTAAAAACTTAAGTTCAAGAGGACATGGAGATAATTCACCTTATTGGAGATGGAAAACAAGCATCAAAAAATCTGAATTATATAGTAAAGCAGAAAGTAGGTTAATTGCTATCTATAAAAATAATCCTAGAAATGTATTGACACTTGTAAATGGAGAATGGCAACAAGCTCCTATAAGAAGTATTGGAACAGTTCAAGATATTATTGTTGCTGCAAGAGGAGAATCTGGAATTATAACTCATATGCTTGTTATAACAAGTAATGGAAAGTACCTAATAGCAAAAGAGTTTAATGTAAGAAAACTTTTAGCAACTAATAATGCTCTTTATGGTTCAAAAGGTGAAGAAGGCTCATATAATAGTAAACCAATTATACCTAATGTAACATCTTTACCTTCTGCATATTTAGCTCTTGAAGAAGATGGTGGATATATTAATATCTATGGTGGAGGATTTGGACATGGTGTTGGAATGTCACAATTTGCTGCTGGAACTTTAACAAAAAATGGTGAAAGCTATAAAAATGTTTTAAAAAGATATTACACAGATATAAAACTTTCAACTGTTGAATCTGTTTTAGGAAAAGATAAAGAAATTAAAGTTGGAATAACTACTAATGGAAGTTTAGAACACGGTAGACTTACAATTTTTTCATCAGAAAATAAAGTTCAAATATACAATGATGATTTTGATATAACTGTTGGAGAAAATGAAAGAGTTGATGTAAGAAATACTTCTGGTACAACTACTATAACTCTTGAAAATGGTAAAACATATAAAACTAAAAATCCTCTTAATTTCTATGCAAAAGGAGAATATTTAACATTAAGTCCTGTTAGAAAAGGGCATACATCTTCTCCAAGATATAGGGGAATCATTACTATTATTCCTAGAAGTTCAAGCCTAAGAGTTATTAATACCTTAGATATTGAAAAATATTTATTACAAGTTGTTCCTAGTGAAATGCCAAAAAGTTTTGGAGTTGAAGCATTAAAAGTACAGGCTGTTGCTGCTAGAACTTATGCAGTTAGTGACATATTAAAAGGTAAGTATGCAAAAGATGGCTTCCATATAAAAGACACTGTTGAAAGCCAAGTATATAATAACCAAGTTGAAAACGAAGAAGCTACTCGTGCAATAGAAGAAACTGCTGGTGAAATAATGACTTATGATGGTGTACCAATAGATGCTAAATATTTCTCAACATCTGCTGGATTTACAAGCCATGCTTCTAATGTATGGTAA
- a CDS encoding DNA alkylation repair protein, with the protein MESENLTFKTEKEYKEFLDYLFSIRDIEYRDFNTKIIVPVDCEIIGIRTPILKDMAKKIAKTSSENFLNLFEKLFTKKKVKYYEEKALYGFLIGYSKIDFQERLKRIDFFINIIDNWAVCDIVDSTFKFVNKNKEEFYAYLTSKLSATNPWEQRFIFVMLLAYYVEEKYLKDIFKICEQIKSDEYYVKMAKAWLLSVCYVKFKDETYKFLEKTNLDDWTVNKSIQKIRESSRVTKEEKEKILVLKRK; encoded by the coding sequence ATGGAGAGTGAAAATTTAACTTTTAAAACTGAAAAAGAATACAAAGAATTTTTAGATTATCTTTTTTCAATAAGAGATATTGAATACAGAGATTTTAATACAAAAATAATTGTGCCTGTGGATTGTGAAATAATTGGAATAAGAACTCCAATATTAAAAGATATGGCTAAAAAAATAGCTAAGACTTCTTCTGAAAACTTTTTAAATCTTTTTGAAAAATTATTTACTAAAAAGAAAGTTAAGTACTATGAAGAAAAAGCTTTATATGGTTTTTTAATTGGTTATTCAAAGATAGATTTTCAAGAGAGATTAAAAAGAATAGATTTCTTTATAAATATTATTGATAATTGGGCAGTCTGTGACATAGTTGATTCAACTTTTAAATTTGTTAATAAAAATAAAGAAGAATTTTACGCTTATTTAACTTCTAAGTTATCTGCAACAAATCCTTGGGAGCAAAGATTTATTTTTGTAATGCTATTAGCTTATTATGTTGAAGAAAAATATTTAAAAGATATTTTTAAAATTTGTGAACAAATAAAATCTGATGAATATTATGTAAAGATGGCTAAAGCTTGGTTATTATCAGTTTGTTATGTTAAATTTAAAGATGAAACTTATAAATTTTTAGAAAAGACTAACTTAGATGATTGGACAGTTAATAAGTCTATTCAAAAAATTAGAGAATCTTCAAGAGTTACAAAAGAAGAAAAAGAAAAGATTCTAGTTCTTAAAAGAAAATAA
- a CDS encoding cytochrome c biogenesis CcdA family protein, whose amino-acid sequence MFTQEIAYSTAYLAGVASFFSPCIFPIIPVYISILSNGEKKSVSKTLAFVLGLSVTYIVLGFGAGFIGELFLNSKVRVIGGILVVILGLFQMEVLKLKFLEKTKVMNYEGEEQSLFSTFLLGLTFSLGWTPCVGPILASILILAGSSGDTGNSVMLMVLYLLGMATPFVIFSLASKTLFKKMSFIKKHLPLIKKIGGFLIIIMGLLLIFNKLNIFLTV is encoded by the coding sequence ATGTTTACACAGGAAATTGCTTATAGCACAGCATATTTGGCAGGAGTTGCTTCGTTTTTTTCACCATGTATATTTCCAATTATTCCAGTATATATTTCAATTCTAAGTAATGGTGAGAAAAAATCAGTAAGTAAGACTCTAGCTTTTGTTTTAGGACTTTCTGTTACCTATATAGTTTTAGGTTTTGGAGCAGGGTTCATTGGAGAATTATTTCTTAATAGTAAGGTAAGAGTTATAGGAGGAATTTTAGTTGTAATTTTAGGACTTTTTCAAATGGAAGTTTTAAAATTAAAATTTTTAGAAAAAACTAAAGTTATGAATTATGAAGGAGAAGAGCAAAGTTTATTTTCAACTTTTCTTCTAGGTTTAACTTTTAGCCTTGGTTGGACTCCTTGTGTTGGGCCAATATTAGCTTCAATATTAATCTTAGCAGGTTCATCAGGAGATACAGGAAACAGTGTAATGCTAATGGTTCTGTATTTATTAGGAATGGCAACACCATTTGTAATATTCTCATTAGCTTCAAAAACATTATTTAAGAAGATGTCTTTTATTAAAAAACATTTGCCTCTTATTAAAAAAATAGGTGGTTTCTTAATTATAATAATGGGATTACTTTTAATTTTTAATAAACTTAATATATTTTTGACTGTTTAA
- the msrAB gene encoding bifunctional peptide-methionine (S)-S-oxide reductase MsrA/peptide-methionine (R)-S-oxide reductase MsrB: protein MKKIILPLILVFLIGTFVFAKMLSSNVNKETEAEKDLLESIQLVDMNGNDYTFSRDKNIYIKFWASWCPTCLAGLEELDRLAGETNNFEVVTVVFPGINGEKNPAKFKEWYDTLGYKNIKVLYDTDGKLLQIFKIRALPTSAIIYKDLKIDNVIVGHISNGQIKDYFEGKGENITMEDKTKNMINNVNKENIKDIYLAGGCFWGVEEYFARIDGVIDSVSGYANGSFDNPTYENVCNNSGHAETVHITYDSTKVSLDTLLKYYFRIIDPTSVNKQGNDRGVQYRTGIYYQNDEDKQIALNAIKEEQKKYSKPIVIEVEKLKRFDKAEEYHQDYLKKNPNGYCHINLNKASEAIIDEKKYQKPSDDVLKEKLSTLEYQVTQEAATERAFTHEYYKNQEDGIYVDITTGEPLFSSKDKYDAGCGWPSFTKPIATEVVNYKKDSSHGMNRVEVRSRAGEAHLGHVFEDGPRDKGGLRYCINGASLRFIPYDKMDEEGYGEFKKYVK, encoded by the coding sequence ATGAAAAAAATTATTTTACCTTTAATTCTTGTATTTTTAATTGGAACATTTGTTTTTGCTAAAATGCTTAGTAGTAATGTAAATAAGGAAACGGAGGCCGAGAAAGACTTGTTGGAAAGTATACAATTAGTAGATATGAATGGAAATGATTATACTTTTTCAAGAGATAAAAATATCTATATAAAATTTTGGGCTTCTTGGTGTCCAACTTGTTTAGCAGGATTAGAAGAACTTGATAGATTAGCAGGAGAAACTAATAATTTTGAAGTAGTTACTGTTGTTTTTCCAGGAATAAATGGAGAAAAAAATCCTGCTAAATTTAAGGAGTGGTATGATACATTAGGTTACAAAAATATTAAAGTTTTATATGATACTGATGGAAAATTATTACAAATATTTAAAATTAGAGCCTTACCTACATCTGCAATTATATATAAAGATTTGAAAATTGATAATGTTATTGTAGGACATATAAGTAATGGACAAATTAAAGATTATTTTGAAGGAAAAGGAGAGAATATAACTATGGAAGACAAGACAAAAAATATGATAAATAATGTCAATAAAGAAAATATAAAAGATATATATTTAGCTGGTGGTTGTTTCTGGGGAGTTGAAGAATATTTTGCTAGAATAGATGGAGTTATTGACTCTGTTTCAGGTTATGCAAATGGTTCTTTTGATAATCCAACTTATGAAAATGTTTGTAATAACTCTGGACATGCAGAAACTGTTCATATTACCTATGATTCTACAAAAGTTTCTTTAGATACTCTATTAAAATATTATTTCAGAATAATAGATCCTACTTCTGTAAATAAACAAGGTAACGACAGAGGAGTTCAATATAGAACTGGTATTTATTATCAAAATGATGAAGACAAACAAATTGCTTTAAATGCAATAAAAGAAGAACAAAAAAAATATTCTAAACCTATTGTTATTGAAGTTGAAAAATTAAAAAGATTTGATAAGGCAGAAGAATACCATCAAGATTATTTAAAGAAAAATCCTAATGGATATTGCCATATAAATTTAAATAAAGCTAGTGAAGCTATAATTGATGAAAAAAAATATCAAAAACCTAGTGATGATGTTTTAAAAGAAAAGCTATCTACATTAGAATATCAAGTTACACAAGAAGCAGCTACTGAAAGAGCATTTACTCATGAATACTATAAAAATCAAGAGGATGGAATTTATGTGGATATTACAACAGGAGAACCTCTATTTAGCTCAAAAGATAAATATGATGCAGGTTGTGGTTGGCCAAGTTTTACTAAACCAATTGCAACAGAAGTTGTAAATTACAAAAAAGATAGTTCGCATGGTATGAATAGAGTTGAAGTTAGAAGTAGAGCTGGTGAAGCTCATTTAGGGCATGTTTTTGAAGATGGTCCAAGAGATAAAGGAGGACTTAGATATTGTATTAATGGAGCTTCTTTAAGATTTATTCCTTATGATAAAATGGATGAAGAAGGTTATGGAGAATTTAAAAAATATGTAAAATAA